CAATATTTGACTAATCTTTTGTATCTATCTATAACATCTTCAGATAAGCTGGTGCCAAACTATGATAATGTCGagcataaaatgaaattttacgaCATCAAAACGCCGCTGGTTCTCAGCTGCAACGTGAAAGACGCCCCCGAGAGCGTTCTCATATGGTAAGTCATTCCGAAATCCCCTACTCAGGGTTCCCAAAAATATCCGAGGATGATGCGAGGCAGGGTGGGTCTGTGTTTGTGTCTGTGTCCCACATAGTTAGTAGTTATAAGAGCAATCATTTTAATACGGCACAGCTAAGCACTTTTGCTTAATTATGTTGGCCTGACTGCCTAACTGACTGCCTGACTGACGTAACCTGGTAAGCGGAACGAGAACGAAGCATCAAACACCCTACACAGAGCTCTTTGGGGGTGTGTAAATCATTTACAATACCATCTTACAGTACACTCAGTGGAGGATCTAGGATTTGGTTGTGGGAGGGGGTTttcagaacaaattttttaatgcatACTTTAtgaataccacatttcctTTCCGTTTTCACCCGAGATGGTGTCCGAGGATCCAGGCAGGATACAGCtagtaattgtattttttaaactgaCTAAACTGTGAAACGATTAAATAAACACTGAACTCAAGTGTTTAATCGTCGACCATTTTCTGAGGAATTGCTCTATAACTTATCTTACAAGTCATTAATTTTATGATCTTAGAAAATAAGCAGCAAAGATCCATCATGCAGttacttaaatatttctttttaattgttaatttttggtaattaattttttctatcGCAAAGCTTGTAAGAATAATTGGACTACCCATTGCGAGAGTACAATCAGGTGCCATTTGTGCGAATGGGTACAGTTGAGTGGGGTCTGAAGGGTGGCACTTCTGGGAGAGGTGGTTACTGAAAAGTGCCTTCCTGTCTGGGACCAGTTAGTGTTGGTAGCCGAAGCGCCGAGCTCTGTGGCAGGGTCTGGTAATGGTAATGACACTTTTGTTCATTCCGGGACCTGTCCGGGTCTCTGGTTCTCGTTCTCGTTCTTGTTCTGGGGCCAGGGCCAAACTTTGCGTGTGGAATTAGTCTTTGAATAATTGGCAAAAGGCTTAGAGAACGGCGTTGGGCCAAGAGAAAGTTGGTTCCTCGAGTAGGTGCAGCCCGGCTATATGGCGATAACTGTAGAATTAATTTAGATAAATGGGTTTTTCTGCCAGCAAATATCTACGGAGGAAGATCAattctaaattatttcttgaaattctattattacattttttagtatttgttataatttaactaattttctGTGTCCTTGAAACAGGAAAAAGAACAACACTCTTGTGACGGACGAGCCTTCGCTAAGAGGtcgttttaaaataatcagCGATGAGAATAAGTTCATAATCGATAAAACGGACGTGAACGATCATGGAAACTACAGTTGCGAGATCGATGGAGAGTCCAAGAGAATAGAAGTGATTGGTAAGGtttatctttaaatttaagacCACGAACGTagaaattaattgtttattttttctgcaGCCCGCGTTGTTGTAAGAGTGCCTTCAAATACAGCCGTTGTGGAGGGTGAGAAGATGTCAGTGACCTGCACCGTTGTGGGAACCGATCCACAGTTGACATGGACCTTTGGTGAGTTTTAAAATCGCCTTGATCAAAATGGGTTTTTAACTCTATTGCATTCCTCCAACCAGGCAATGTAACGCTGACGAACGCCACAGATCGCTTCGTCCTGAAACCGGATAACGGCGTCCAAAACGCCATTCTGACACTGGATAATGTGACATTGGACGACAGAGGCGAGTACAAATGCATTGGACGCAATGCGGCCAATGACTATGGTTCGAACTCCACCAATCCTGCCAGCGACTTCACAACTGTGCGTGTTAAGGGTAAGTTTTCATCGGAGGGAAGGATCACCCAAGCTTTCTTAAATATCCATCAAATCACCATGGTCGCTTCGTCAAGATCTGTTAACTAATAGCCTTTAAGTAATCTATTTCCAAATGAAGGCAAACTCATATGTTTGAAGTtagtattaaatttcattatacactcataaaaattaatttctaaattttagaaatctcTCCATtaaatcggcctacctttgaaaatagaaaaagtttcttgttattagaaaatttgcctttgaatATAGAAAACTTTTCTAGACGaagaaaattcaagaaagaatttttttagatttcaatGAAATTCTTCGATTCTTTTGTATGAGTGTAGAAACACATACTCTTTTCTGAACaatgaataaattataaaacataaatattttgtgaaaaattatcagaaataataTCATACTAGGCTCATAATCTAAGCACTGAGCCCAGATTAAAACGAGTTATTTTCCTTTAATACTGTGAAtattataaaaggtaaactTATAAAGgattttttcttgaaattatatttaaatccataaaatatatcatcTTAATGCAGTAAATTTAACGACCATGGTTAGGACCAAGTGTACAACAATATACTAATCATTTGTTCTTTCTAGGCAAATTTGCCGCCTTGTGGCCTTTCCTGGGCATCTGTGCTGAGGTGCTGATTCTGTGCATCATCATTCTCATCTATGAGAAGCGACGCAACAAGAGCGAACTGGAGGAGAGTGATACTGATCCCCAAGAACAGTAAGTGTGCCCACTCTCCAAACCCACCACACCAACCAACAACCTACCAACCAATCAACAccacaacaaacaaaagaacCAACAACATAAACTGTCAACaccaaataatattaaacatcagcaaacaaacaaaaacaaaaccaacaaacaacaaacgaaACGCAGCAGAAGaggaaaaagttgaaattttagttttatactGCAAATTAAAGACGTTGAAGCTGCAGGCGAATGCAAATGCGAATGCAGACCAGACACCAACATAACCATACGGAACCGGATACTACAGATACTACGGATACGGTGAAGCAACGTActtacggacggacagacaaacggacggaggagcagcagctacAACAAttagtgaaattttcttaGTTAACAATTTCTAATAGTTACCACAatgggaaaagaaaaaaaaactgaatgaATTTTTGTGTTTGACGCAAACGGATATGCGATAAAATGAAAAGTTAAAGGTTAAGAAATTATATAGTTTTTgctaattttgtattataatGAAGTCTATTGTGCCTGGAGCGtcgcaaaaaaataataaaaataacgaGACCCAGAGAAGTGAAACGGAGAGTGAACACAAAAAGCTAAACATTAGGTTTCTACTCTTTTCGATGTGTGCTAAACGAAAGCAAATATATTCCTGATCCGTATATTTGTTTCGCCCAAAACTCTGACAAACacaaaacggaaacggaaacacaAAACGAACGCACACAGACACAAAACTCACTCACACCAACACATCCGAgagttaaaacaaaatatgtagTTCTCTAGATATAAATACTATAAATTTAGTTCATCGTAAATATGCCTTATAATTTCTTGCTTTATTCAAAtcgaaaattcatttttcacTGTGCTTGTTTCTGTTGcttaaaaaaactacaaacgAAACTTAAAGAAAAAGATATACACATAAACAAAACCTTTCTTTTTATGTCAAAGTCCAGtccatattattattattataattatcatGTAAAGGAATACGACAAGAAAATGTTATCaactttgtttttaagtacttattctttaattatatacattaaaaaaaacaaccacatttaaaagaaaaaaaaacacaaaaacaccgTAGTCGAAGCAAGTGTTTTCATTTTGCTTTGGAGGAATACAAAAACAGAATTAATCGTTACTTATGTATATTATAAATCACTATATAAGCTTATTAATTTCTTGGCAGTGAATAAAACATACACACGAAAATACAGAAATCGTAGCTCAACACTTTTGCATTGATTTGGAATTATAATTagaattatttgtatattgtACACAAAAGAGTATTTTCCCTGCCCCAAAACCGCCCCTCGGCCCGCCCCTCTAGTTTGCGCACTTTATGTTTTCTTTGTCGCCTCTGTTGATTTTGCTGTGTATAAACTTGAAAACTTGAATGATTTCGATTCTTTGTATCTAGTATCTAAACACTTGTGCTATTCTCTACCGATTACAACTATCCATTATGATTTTGTGCGTTTTGAGATTGATTTCTAccgaaatataaaacaaacaacaaaaaatacaattgtaaattaaacaaataaaaaaaaaaaataaacaaaaaaagaacaaaaccaaccaatatgcatttttattgttttatctattttttattcgTAGTGCTGTCCTGTGTTCACATTTATTGTTTCTTTAGCTCATAGATCCTGGTTTCTGCTTGCCTGCGCCTGCCTCAAATGGGGAAAATATCCCCAGTGAAAACtcgttttattttcatttccgtttccgttgcCGATTGACTTTTGATTTGCTGTTCTTGACGATTTCTGGTATCTTTGAGTGATTCGTCGTAGCCGATAATCATGGAAAGCTAATCAAATGTATCTTCcattcttttccttttttcccataACTATCCATATGAATTGTCGAATAAACCAACATTTCTTTTGAGTAGTTGATCAAGTTCGCTCTCTAGTTAAAACTAAATTGAATGAGAAATCCTAAAACTAAAACAGAAAATATGTGGGAGAACCTGCCGCTTGATTCGATCGATTGATTGGTTGACTGTTTTCTGCAATCAtcatcaaaaaactaaaaactaaaaaccaaaaaccaccaccaaaaacgaaaaactaaCCCAATAATAAACCTCGCCCTCGATCAATTCTCCATGAACCCGCCTTGACTAACCAAATCTGATCCAAAATGTGCCCAGCGTCAACTAACatcaacaactacaactactccaacaacaacaatcactgcaataatttaccaaaatatTAACGATAACTACTAACAATCTGAACAGCAATAGCAACATCAACGGcatctgcaacagcaacaaccaaAAGTAGCATAATTTTTCTACTAACAAACcattttatattattgatttattttgacTTGAAGCATAGCCaagtttattgatttattgatTATCGCTCTCCTatcaatattttctttgacatatttttgaatttctcgATAGAACCCCAATCCAATCACAACATGAGCAACCATAACCCAAGACCACCACTAAACTAATACAAGTGATTTTCGCAATTTATTCTTTATTGcaggaaaaagaaaaggagaaattatgattaaaaTTCCTAAGCAAAAGAAAGAACACACCGTATAaagaataacaaataaaaccatttaaatatgAGCAAAAAACAAGTAACAGAaagtaaaatgcattaaaacaTTACATAAACTACATAAAACTAGAGAAATCGAGAATGGTAATGAAAccgaaataaagaaaacggTCACAAGAGAAAAAGTTGTATACCCACACCCCCTGTCCCATTTTCCCTGGCCCCAGCAAAACTGCAAACTTTGTTTagcaaaattgtattttactaatgaaatataaaagaaaagcaaacaattaatattaaacaagaGGAAACCGAAgtaaatctaaaataatattaaaatggaaaGTGATAGCAGTTAAACGAACACTAATAAGAGAATATGGATAAACGATGGCAGAATAAAGGAACTTTAGCAATTAACCATAAAGTGAAGCGTTAACtccaaagcaaagcaaaaatgTCGCACATGCCACTCCCTCTCCCACGCACCCTCCACCTGAAAACAACAGAGTAATATTGTACATAACCTAAAAAGTTGAGAAAAGCTGAAGAAGGGCATTTTCTTCTGTCTCTGCCTGACTCACCGTAGACGCAAGCAGCCAAGGCTCTGTCTCTCTCTTTCCTAGCAAGAGGACTCTTTATACAACTATGATTTTTTAGGTAGCGATATTTTGAGGTTAGTTTTTAGTTCTAGACGGaactcaaaaaaagaaagcagaGGAagcgaaacggaaacggaaacaacagcagcagcattagAGAGGAAGAGGAAGATGATGATTACATGGGAAAGCGATCGGAAAACGATGTTGAAagaactttgtttattaaacttAGTTAATACGGTGTATTGAAAAACTGAAGATGaactttttaaacaattaagtAGCGCGTTAtgagtatatttttaaaggattaATACCACAACTAGTAGCTGATGACGGAGAGGTAGACGAAGGAcgaagaaggagaagaagaagaagcgttGGAAGCGAGAACATTGTatattgcataattttaggAGGAAAGGATGGAAGTAAATCAGATGCGTACTGCCAAAACTTGTAAAGTTCAGTACTATTTGCTTAGCCTCATTTTTggtaaacaaaaactaaaaaaccaaaatcaaaacacactaagaactaaaaacaaataaatgaaatcatAAGCTCTGTTAATtcatttctgttgttgttaatTTCGGTTGTTTATGTATAATGTATGTGTATAAAAGTCGAAATGCGAAAGAACTAAGAACTAAAGCGGTCTTCAATTCACATCTTATAACTCGTAATCATAACGaaatcgtatatatatatttatatatgtatgtataaatttgtatgactttaatttaagttgatgtttttaattttcttggaCTTTTCGTTGTTGATTTTTTCGCCGCCACCaaagctttaaatatttacatagtaAACTGTGTTCTCAGCAAAAAGATGAagttaatgaaataaaattatgttaaataaCGCAGACGAGACGATTTGTATAGTAAAAACTAAATGAGCATAATAAACAGAACCCTCggtaaaaaccaacaaagaaaTGTTCttgttatatataaaaataaagaatatatatatatacataattgctatatatatagatcacgtgtgtgtgtgtgcatgttcGATTACATAGTTATATACATATGCGATGAATTACAAAAATAGAGGAAGAAGGGAAAGGTAAATAATAGCCTAGAGAGGAGACTTTTTGGAAACCGTCGATAAATTCTCGCGCATAAGTTTTTTATTCATGTACAATTGTTGTACAGTTTTTGTGGCTTATTTGTGTATAACAACTATTAATGACGACAACTACTACTTGTATTACAATTGATCTATTATGCATAACTGTACATTAAACTGACCCCCAACTCTACCCTTTCATTGTAACTGTAACTGTATCTGTAAAcgccttatttatcatttgtgGGCTTGGTTCCGGTTCCAACCGACCGATTCCCCATCGACCTTCTCTCCTTCGACCAAAACCCCCTAGAAGTCAGACATCCTTGAACCTCTTTGAACTGAAAAGTTAGCCcaacaagaagaagaacaacaacagctaCGATACCTATTTACTGCTATATTGTATGACGTAATGTTACCCACAACAACATGAACAACTAAACCATACACACGTAACTAACTTTAAagcaaaccaaaacaaaacaaaccaaaatcaACTTCGGAACACTCGACAACTatgctatatatatatacaacatACTAACGAAAAAAGGATGCAACAAACGGAAACTATACATACTTATATAATATACACTTATATACAAACAACCACATACGCAGTATTGTATGTCTTTTTGTACAGAAAACAAACGACAAACTAAGCCTGACAACAAACAAATCGTGTATCCTAACTACAACTCCTCAGATAGAACATATGACTCCTTCACTGCAcatccattttcattttcatttccgttCTGCTATCTATCTATCCTATCTATCTCATTTACCGATCACCGACCGATCCATTGTTTACCCATCAATTGTTGCTAACTATCGAACAGTATAATCAACAAATGCAGAATTTCTTGGCACACACTTTTGACTCTCACGCGTTAGTCGCTTCATGAGTAGAGCAGCTAAATGTGAACATCAGACGAAGCTCTAGTTAAGTTACAAGAAGGAaccttatat
The genomic region above belongs to Drosophila takahashii strain IR98-3 E-12201 chromosome 2L, DtakHiC1v2, whole genome shotgun sequence and contains:
- the Bsg gene encoding basigin isoform X2, with product MEAKFLASALSFLSIFLAIYAQATDKLVPNYDNVEHKMKFYDIKTPLVLSCNVKDAPESVLIWKKNNTLVTDEPSLRGRFKIISDENKFIIDKTDVNDHGNYSCEIDGESKRIEVIARVVVRVPSNTAVVEGEKMSVTCTVVGTDPQLTWTFGNVTLTNATDRFVLKPDNGVQNAILTLDNVTLDDRGEYKCIGRNAANDYGSNSTNPASDFTTVRVKGKFAALWPFLGICAEVLILCIIILIYEKRRNKSELEESDTDPQEQKKKRRNYD
- the Bsg gene encoding basigin isoform X1; this translates as MEAKFLASALSFLSIFLAIYAQATDKLVPNYDNVEHKMKFYDIKTPLVLSCNVKDAPESVLIWKKNNTLVTDEPSLRGRFKIISDENKFIIDKTDVNDHGNYSCEIDGESKRIEVIARVVVRVPSNTAVVEGEKMSVTCTVVGTDPQLTWTFGNVTLTNATDRFVLKPDNGVQNAILTLDNVTLDDRGEYKCIGRNAANDYGSNSTNPASDFTTVRVKGKFAALWPFLGICAEVLILCIIILIYEKRRNKSELEESDTDPQEQSKTRRRSPNPKPKPGI
- the Bsg gene encoding basigin isoform X3, with product MEAKFLASALSFLSIFLAIYAQATDKLVPNYDNVEHKMKFYDIKTPLVLSCNVKDAPESVLIWKKNNTLVTDEPSLRGRFKIISDENKFIIDKTDVNDHGNYSCEIDGESKRIEVIARVVVRVPSNTAVVEGEKMSVTCTVVGTDPQLTWTFGNVTLTNATDRFVLKPDNGVQNAILTLDNVTLDDRGEYKCIGRNAANDYGSNSTNPASDFTTVRVKGKFAALWPFLGICAEVLILCIIILIYEKRRNKSELEESDTDPQEH